The Desmonostoc muscorum LEGE 12446 genome includes a region encoding these proteins:
- the psb34 gene encoding photosystem II assembly protein Psb34, producing MYTTVNEDGILNNYAAEPKVYYAEYPAIWEQRKYLIQGVFATLIVTSLVLVGFSVS from the coding sequence ATGTACACCACTGTAAACGAAGACGGCATTCTCAATAACTACGCAGCTGAACCCAAGGTCTACTACGCTGAGTACCCAGCAATTTGGGAACAACGTAAATACTTGATACAAGGTGTTTTTGCAACTTTAATCGTCACTAGTTTAGTTTTGGTTGGTTTTAGCGTCAGCTAA
- a CDS encoding M48 family metalloprotease: MKRTWKSLLLACNWVLLSIGTSILIILTQPTAPVPAQEPAASTTVETTKIQKLREAMERSSTPEASPEVSEPKKPESPQEPTLTPEEITRQLKFIEADRLYLAGQIPEAEKIYREVKEPFAKTSIPEERKPAILDPTQLSPGGKVYWRESEAGIASKLQTRTLVPLQLLVEQYPEFIPGHIRYAEVLKQYDRPKEALDILERASSLYPNQAELIKARVTALAGEKKWMEASLAARQFAILNPEDPQAAEFTNLAEENLKRYKRHIQAEIRGNVIGNIITGALGYALTGSLLGPFSAIDSTIVLLQGERAIGDSVAKEAKKQLNVITDETVLAYVNQIGQKLAKVTGREEFKYEFFVIPEESLNAFALPGGKIFINAGAIAKTNSEAELAGLIGHELSHVVLSHGFQLVTQGNLISNVTQYLPLGGTIGQLFALSYSRDMERQADTLGTRLIVATGYAADGLRNLMVTLDKQQKNAPPSWLSSHPGGGERVSDLENLIIRSSYNRYAYEGVVHHTEIQARVKKLLQEKKATEEKK; encoded by the coding sequence ATGAAACGAACCTGGAAGTCTCTACTGCTAGCCTGTAACTGGGTATTACTGTCAATTGGTACATCAATTTTGATTATCTTGACGCAGCCAACAGCACCAGTTCCAGCACAAGAACCAGCTGCATCTACTACAGTTGAAACGACTAAAATCCAAAAGTTGCGGGAAGCGATGGAACGTTCATCAACACCAGAAGCCTCCCCGGAAGTTTCCGAACCGAAAAAGCCAGAGTCTCCACAGGAACCTACACTCACTCCTGAAGAAATCACCCGTCAGCTAAAATTTATTGAGGCAGATAGACTTTATCTCGCCGGACAAATCCCAGAGGCAGAAAAAATTTACCGCGAGGTAAAAGAACCTTTTGCCAAAACAAGCATACCTGAAGAACGTAAACCAGCAATACTTGATCCCACGCAACTATCCCCAGGAGGTAAGGTATACTGGCGAGAATCAGAAGCGGGGATAGCAAGTAAGTTACAAACACGAACTTTAGTACCTTTGCAACTATTAGTTGAGCAATATCCAGAATTTATCCCTGGTCATATCCGATATGCTGAAGTATTAAAACAATACGATCGCCCCAAAGAAGCTTTAGATATATTAGAAAGAGCATCTTCACTGTATCCAAACCAAGCAGAATTGATTAAAGCTAGAGTCACTGCCTTGGCTGGTGAGAAAAAATGGATGGAAGCATCTTTAGCAGCGCGTCAATTTGCCATTCTCAACCCTGAAGATCCCCAAGCGGCTGAGTTTACAAACTTAGCAGAAGAAAATCTCAAACGTTACAAAAGACATATCCAAGCAGAAATTCGAGGCAACGTCATCGGTAATATTATTACAGGTGCATTAGGTTACGCCTTGACTGGCAGTTTGCTTGGGCCATTTTCCGCCATTGATTCTACCATCGTTCTCCTACAAGGCGAAAGAGCCATAGGTGATTCCGTAGCCAAAGAGGCAAAAAAACAGTTGAATGTCATTACAGACGAAACTGTTTTGGCATACGTCAACCAAATTGGACAGAAATTAGCTAAAGTAACTGGACGTGAAGAATTTAAATACGAATTTTTTGTGATTCCAGAGGAAAGTCTCAACGCCTTTGCATTACCTGGGGGTAAGATATTCATTAATGCGGGTGCGATCGCCAAGACAAATTCCGAAGCAGAATTAGCCGGATTAATTGGACATGAATTATCCCATGTCGTTTTATCTCACGGTTTTCAATTAGTCACCCAAGGCAACTTAATTTCTAACGTTACCCAATATCTTCCTTTGGGCGGCACCATCGGTCAACTCTTTGCACTCAGTTACAGCCGCGACATGGAACGTCAAGCAGATACACTCGGCACACGGCTAATTGTGGCCACTGGCTACGCTGCTGATGGTTTACGTAACTTAATGGTGACACTAGATAAACAGCAAAAAAATGCTCCACCGAGTTGGTTATCTTCCCATCCCGGCGGCGGTGAACGAGTTAGTGATTTAGAAAACCTCATTATCCGTAGTAGTTACAACCGTTACGCCTATGAAGGAGTCGTGCATCATACCGAAATTCAAGCACGGGTGAAAAAGCTACTGCAAGAGAAAAAAGCAACAGAGGAAAAAAAATAG
- a CDS encoding COP23 domain-containing protein, whose product MSSKLLRLISLGSLGLSLCLGNSAAMAQYDDSISDDGVVVPTVPSGGTSAPVPIDTSTGIPPSPSSDTATRFTCQTYNGQYTVMYQPQSQPGQFFPWAAPATLGGGWDAEKRCVAIASRLELYRPDGLQELQTSVQNNENIVCVTTEANPTCRIVLTVPRGKDPVVIRNSIFQNLTTADSGQQTIAVNTYGDRSGSVYNLGRTLLGNGNNRVSSSRGGINLKPFLDAKDGGTARNLRNGVALRRQSGPNSVRLNPGNFR is encoded by the coding sequence ATGTCATCAAAACTGCTGCGATTGATATCTTTGGGTAGTCTTGGCTTATCTTTGTGTCTGGGCAATTCCGCAGCAATGGCACAATATGATGATTCAATTAGCGACGATGGTGTAGTAGTACCAACAGTGCCATCAGGCGGCACATCAGCACCAGTACCAATAGACACATCGACAGGCATACCCCCTTCACCTTCATCTGACACTGCAACTCGCTTTACCTGTCAGACTTACAATGGTCAGTACACCGTGATGTATCAGCCACAAAGTCAACCAGGACAATTCTTTCCTTGGGCAGCACCTGCGACTTTAGGCGGCGGTTGGGATGCCGAAAAGCGTTGTGTAGCAATTGCCAGCCGCTTGGAACTGTATCGCCCAGATGGCTTACAAGAACTCCAGACATCTGTACAAAATAACGAAAACATTGTCTGCGTAACAACTGAAGCTAACCCAACTTGTAGAATTGTGTTGACAGTACCGCGTGGGAAAGATCCCGTTGTTATCCGCAACAGCATCTTTCAAAACTTGACTACTGCTGACAGCGGACAGCAAACCATCGCCGTTAACACTTATGGCGATCGCTCAGGCAGCGTATATAATTTAGGACGCACCCTTCTAGGCAATGGCAATAATCGAGTTAGTTCATCTAGAGGTGGTATTAACCTCAAGCCTTTCCTCGATGCCAAAGATGGTGGTACGGCCAGAAACCTCCGCAATGGAGTGGCACTTCGTCGCCAGTCTGGGCCTAACTCTGTTCGCCTAAATCCTGGTAATTTCCGTTAA
- a CDS encoding COP23 domain-containing protein, translating into MQLRLLARILPGVATASVISALAVTTTSNYPSYAGGNKFFCTQEDGIPVTKIRTSRGNQTFIRWVVKDFKKFPPKERCKIVTAKFQRYYDNGSLYITSRDNFNSYPVLCIANRKGVPCEKENVLVTLKPGTDTGRVLQQMVDFRRTVGESVINLSGCQAFSYEEGEVYLDVKQLVDGEGCVQ; encoded by the coding sequence ATGCAACTGAGGTTACTTGCTCGTATATTACCAGGGGTAGCAACAGCTTCCGTGATTTCAGCTTTAGCAGTTACCACCACAAGCAACTATCCGAGTTACGCTGGGGGAAACAAATTCTTTTGCACACAGGAAGATGGTATACCAGTTACCAAGATACGCACCTCACGGGGAAATCAAACGTTTATCCGTTGGGTAGTCAAAGATTTTAAAAAATTCCCACCCAAAGAGCGCTGTAAGATTGTGACTGCGAAATTTCAACGCTACTACGATAACGGCTCACTTTACATCACCAGTCGAGATAACTTCAATAGTTATCCGGTTTTGTGCATTGCTAATCGCAAAGGCGTACCTTGCGAAAAAGAAAATGTTCTCGTCACTCTCAAACCTGGAACTGATACCGGCAGAGTTTTACAACAAATGGTTGATTTCCGCCGGACTGTAGGAGAATCAGTGATTAATTTAAGTGGATGTCAAGCTTTTAGCTACGAGGAAGGTGAGGTTTATTTAGATGTGAAGCAACTTGTAGACGGTGAGGGGTGCGTTCAATAA
- a CDS encoding S1 family peptidase, with product MVCLLICLGGVSLALSKQQSISVEFSRVVRPTHLYVKQLQKLAKTITVKISAPELLGSGTLLQRQGEIYTVITNAHVLRAAKPPYQIQTPDGRVYQATVLQIAELQQDDLAVLQFRSPDIVYPVADITDASNLRVGDEVFVGGFISNLATQKQSTQTKKIFNTEFVFTSGKVTLLLDKALEQGYQIGYTNDVRKGMSGAPLLNIRGEVVGINSIHKDPLWETPEVYQDGSQPEAHLQELITRSSMAVPIRKELLQNHQGNQL from the coding sequence GTGGTGTGCTTGCTGATTTGTCTTGGTGGTGTTTCGTTGGCACTATCAAAGCAGCAAAGCATTTCTGTTGAGTTTAGCAGAGTGGTGCGACCTACTCACCTTTATGTCAAGCAATTGCAAAAATTAGCAAAGACTATCACCGTCAAAATTTCCGCACCAGAGTTACTAGGTTCAGGAACTCTACTGCAACGCCAAGGTGAAATTTATACAGTCATCACCAATGCTCATGTTTTGAGAGCAGCTAAACCACCCTATCAAATTCAAACACCAGATGGGCGTGTATATCAAGCTACTGTGTTGCAAATTGCCGAGTTGCAGCAGGATGATTTAGCTGTGTTGCAGTTTCGTAGCCCTGATATAGTTTATCCAGTGGCAGATATCACAGATGCGTCTAATTTGCGAGTTGGGGATGAGGTGTTTGTGGGTGGATTTATATCTAATTTAGCTACTCAAAAGCAGTCTACCCAAACAAAAAAAATCTTCAACACTGAGTTTGTTTTTACCTCTGGTAAAGTCACGCTATTGTTAGACAAAGCATTAGAGCAAGGCTACCAGATTGGATATACCAATGATGTGCGTAAAGGGATGAGTGGCGCACCATTGCTGAATATACGGGGTGAAGTGGTGGGGATTAATAGCATACATAAAGATCCGCTTTGGGAGACACCGGAAGTTTATCAAGATGGTTCTCAACCCGAAGCCCACTTGCAGGAACTAATTACCCGTTCTAGTATGGCTGTACCGATTAGAAAAGAATTGTTGCAAAATCATCAGGGGAATCAATTATGA
- a CDS encoding tetratricopeptide repeat protein, whose amino-acid sequence MKNFDLAIKIDPVAAEKRGLSLSQEAAQLAIFNQFELAFPRARLASRLAPRNDKVWFMLGVLQLETKNYDAAIASLNRARTINSRNAHVLLELGLANFIQKKYQAAIEHYQASLKLKPDDLSGLLELGNTYYMIGRLPDAIAQYNKAVAQNPTFWPAIRNIGLIKYEQGKLEEAIQQWQTAVSLEKSNSYYSFNIERLYDSAREYKRAKTQLLALAVALYTKGDREQGLTLGKQAVSIDKRYGNIEFLKENLWGDRLLKDTQKFLQYLQVQ is encoded by the coding sequence ATTAAAAACTTTGATCTAGCAATAAAGATTGACCCTGTTGCTGCTGAAAAGAGGGGCTTGAGTTTATCTCAAGAAGCTGCTCAATTGGCAATTTTTAATCAGTTTGAGTTGGCTTTTCCTAGAGCAAGACTAGCTAGCAGGTTAGCTCCCAGAAATGATAAAGTGTGGTTTATGTTGGGTGTATTGCAATTGGAAACCAAAAATTATGATGCAGCGATCGCATCTCTTAATAGAGCAAGAACAATCAATTCCAGGAATGCTCATGTCCTGCTTGAATTAGGTTTAGCTAATTTCATACAGAAAAAATATCAAGCAGCTATTGAGCATTACCAAGCCAGTTTGAAGTTAAAACCCGATGACCTCTCTGGTTTGTTAGAGTTAGGCAATACTTACTATATGATAGGACGATTGCCAGATGCGATTGCCCAATACAATAAAGCTGTTGCTCAAAATCCAACATTCTGGCCAGCAATCAGAAACATTGGTTTAATTAAATATGAGCAAGGTAAATTGGAAGAGGCAATTCAGCAATGGCAAACTGCTGTTTCACTTGAGAAAAGTAACTCATATTATTCTTTCAATATAGAGCGTTTATATGATTCCGCGCGAGAATATAAGAGAGCAAAGACACAATTATTAGCCCTAGCTGTGGCACTCTATACTAAAGGCGATCGCGAACAAGGTTTGACATTAGGAAAACAGGCGGTAAGTATCGATAAGCGCTATGGCAATATAGAATTTCTCAAAGAAAATCTTTGGGGCGATCGCTTGCTTAAAGATACACAAAAGTTCCTGCAATACTTACAAGTACAGTAA